gagggaggggagggtgggtgatgggtattgaggagggcaccttttgggatgagcactgggtgttgtatggaaaccaatttgacaataaacttcatatactgaaaaaaaattattttcttttaatttacatctaagttagttagcatatagtgcaaccatgatttcaggagtagattccttagtgccccttacccattgagcccatcccccctcccacaacccctccagtaaccctccgtttgttctccatatttaagagtctcttctgttttgtccccctccctgtttttatattatttttgtttcccttcccttatgttcatctgttttgtctcttaaagtcctcatatgagtgaagtcataggatttttgtctgactaatttcacttagcataataccctccagttccatccacgtagttgcaaatggcaagatttcattctttctgattgtcgaataatactccattatatatatatatatatatatatcacatcttctttatccattcatccattgatggccatttgtgctctttccatactttggctattgttgatagtgctgctgtaaacatgggggtgcatgtgtcccttcgaaatggcacacctgtatcccttggataaatgcctagtaacgcaattgctgggtcatagggcagttctatttttagttttttgaggaacctccatactgttttccagaggggctgcaccagttttcattcccatcttctgtgaattttttaaaactaatttctgCCAGCTGTATTCAACCACCCCAGTACGAGACATTTTGAGACTcgttttgagattttttttctttaaagtttatttattttgagagagagagaaaaaagagcacgaatgggggaagggcagagagagggagagagagagaatccctagcagggaTCCCATgtcccactgtcagcgcagagtccaatgtggagcgcgaactcacaaaccacgagatcatgacctgagctgaaattggatacttaaccgactgagccacccaggcgcccctcgttttgAGATTTTGCCAAGCACGGGGAAGGACAACAGGGCAAGACAACCGAGGTAAGATGGCGACCCAGGTAATTAACCATATAATCCAGACTTGAAAGAACTGAGACCAGCCAAGTGCTACTAAAGCAGAAAATTGCATCAAATCACAAGTTCCCTGTGAGGTCGCCTGGAAGCTGTGGCAGGGCACTACGAAATGGCtggaggaacaacaacaaaaggctaGAGAAAGGGGTTTGCAGTTTGAGTTTTCCGGTGTGAAATACATCTAACAAGGTCAGATCTTGGCCATAAGTGGGTGAAGGTCAGTGAGTTTCAGAAAGTTCAaaaactatggggcacctgggtggctcagttaagcgtttgactcttggctttggctcaggtcatcatcccgcagttcacgagttcgagccccgcatctggcctCTGCACGGagagtggggaacctgcttggggttttctctctctcttcctctctctctgcccctcccctgttctctctctctctcttaaaataaataaacgtaaaaaaaaaaaaaaaggaaagaaattcaaaaactctAAGACTTGGGTGTTATGAACTGTGAAAATCACACCAATGTCAAAATCTTTGGTGAGATCTGGGGAGAGACCAGAGCAATGGTAATAAAGATCTACAGTTTCTTTATTGATCATTTTCCACACCACCACTCAACCTTCAACTTACTGTCTCTTGTCCACCGGTGTGATCTTCTAGCCTTCACATCCTTCCTTATCGATGGCtcatgtgtctgttttctctggcaaaaaaacctaaataacCTTACTCTTCTCATTCAGTCACGCACACCAGACGAAGATTGCCCTTCCAGGAGGATGATCCGGTTTGTAGAGAAAGCCAACAGGGGCTGGCTAGAGATATACTGATAGATTGCAGGTTACACCAAACCCATTAGATTCTACAGtgggttttcctttccttcactgaACATTTCCACAGAGGCTAGtaatttcttcattgttttctgttaaataaaatctatgaacgtatattatatgtaaaaacTTGAAATCCATAGTAGGGTAAAAATAGAATACTTAGAAACTCCTATAGACTCCCCTCATCAGTTCTACTCCGCCGAATTAACAATTGTTCACATTTTCTTACCTATCCTTCCAGACTCCATTTATACGTGAGAATGGTGTCATACAAAATGTTCTACAAGATAGTCCATGTATTTAACGTGTATCAAAATATgacaattttggaaaacaatttccaCTGAAGAACAAAGGTATCTtgctaaatacatttttttttagtttatttatttattttgagagagaaagacagagggagagagagaattccaagtaggctttgagctgtcagtgcagagcctgatggaggtctcgaactcatgaccttggAGATCACGACCCGGGCCCaaaccaagaactggatgctttTAACCAACTGACATACCAAGGCATCCCCCCttaagacacatttaaaaatttcaaagaggtgggggcacctggctgggtccgtcagtggagcatgtgactcttgatcttagggttgtagGTCCGAGGCTCACagtgggtgtagacattacttaaaaataaaaatcaaatcctTAAAGggtcgcctaggtggctcagttggttaagcgttcaacttcggctcaggtcacgatctcatgggtttgtgagttcaagccccccatcaggctctgtgctgacagctcagagcctggagcctccttcagattctgtgtctctctctgtgccaaccctgctcgtactctctctctcaaaaataaataaacataaaaaaaagtaataaaattctttaaaaaattgtttttcaaagaagtAAACAGGTAAAGTTATGGAGGTGGAGAAGAAGGTATAAGAAATTCGAAATACTCTCACATTGGTATTTCAATGGACAGCATTAGGGGTATATAAACACCACATATAAAACACAAGTTGATACAGCCTCGAATATTTCCCAGGTTATAACCAAAAATGCAGCATGTGTAGCTGAGAGAGGCAGGCACAAATTGAGGGTTAGATGTTTAGGGACtggtacttttttctttaaaaaaatgtgttttttttaagtttatttattttgagagggagagagagagagtgtgggggaagggcagagagagagggagagagaatcccaggcaggctctatactgtcaagcacagagcctgatgcagggcttgaactcatgaacctgtgagatcaggacctgagccaaaatcaagagtcagacacttaactgactgagccacccaggctccgccccccccctctcttttttttcctccccggAAGTAGGATTTATTGATGGGCATGAATAAGGAGGGGGTGGTGCTTTTGGGGTTCTCGCGAGTGCCGAGCTCACCATTTGTTCAGGGAGCCACGATTAGGGATGCGTGTGACCCCGCATCCCTAGAGACTTGAACTTGGCCCTTCCTAGGACCTCAATCACATGCTTCTTGTTCTGCAACTTGGTACAGATGGACACGATGACTTGGCCAGTGTGGACCCTGGTCACCGTGCCCTGGGGCTGCCCAAAAGCACCCAACATACCCGTCTGGAGTTTGTCAGCCCCAATGCAGGAAACATCGTGTTGACGGGGATGATGGAGAAGAGAGGAGCCAAACGTGGATGTGTTGGCTTTTCACCATGTACCTGTTGGCACAAATAAGGGCAGCCTTCGGGGCTGCAGAGGAGAGCTTCTCATATTCATCTGACCCCATGCGGCCTTACAGTGGGAACTCATCCACTTTTGTCTTCTTCCACTTCCGGTCAAAGATTCGGATTTTAGCATCGGGCGCCTCTGCAGAAAGGGGACTTTAAACACGACTTGTTCTTACAATATCAGTAACACTGGGCGGAGCAGTGGCCCATAGCAACTTCAGAGGTGGgctgaagaaaaagagagaaactggtACTTGTTGATaaaatcacattaatttttttttaatgtttatttttgagagagagagagacagaccgggagtgggagaggggcagagagagggaggcacagaatctgaagcaggatccaggctctgagctgtcagcacagagcccgacgcagggcttgaactcacggactgcgacatgatgatctgagccagaagtcagacattcaaccgactgagccacccaggcgcctcgataAAATCACATTATTTCCCAGCCATTCAGATTGCTCATTTATGGTGTAGGGTGATGATCAAGTGaggtaatacattaaaaattgtcTACATACATctacataaataatacataaaaattctaTATACAAGCTAGTCTaatactttgaaaaatgttgATGTTGTTCTTAAGTTTTTCCTCTCATGACGTTCTGCCAATAGGTAACACAGAAAAGGCAAGCGTCCTAAATATTCAGCATCTaaggaacaaaaaaagacaaaattattaatTCTATAGTGTGATCAATAAACGTTTAATGGCCATAGTTGTATATTTGATAATATGACTCCATTGCAAATGCAGCGTATGCatatacatttttgtgtgttgaggAGAATAACAAATAGGACAAGGGACAATCAATGATTCTCTGTGTCACTGGCTGGaacgtgaaaaaaattttttttttttttaagtttatttatgttgagagagagaactagagagcacgagcaggggaggggcagagatggggggaggagggaggaggaggggagagaaatcccaagcaggctccgtgttgttagcatggagcccaactcagggcagGATCTCaggaaacctgagatcatgacctgagctgaaaccaagaattagatgcttaaccaactaagccacccaggcactctcccctcctccgccttttttttttttacatgtattcttACTTTATTAAATCTTATTAGTATTCTTTAGTGGAAAACACACAAATGAGTAGGCTACATTgaagaaatcttatttttataacaGGGATAAGAAGCCTTTAAGATGCTTCCAGGTATTATCTTCAGTAATGCTTCTTATCTTTATTCTGGGACTCCAGGTCATATTCAGCCCCTACAGCTACCACAAATGCAGCAAATCCCTATTTGAATCCTCGTAATAATGcaccagcaaaggaaacattGTTTGCAAAGCCACCCATGTATCTCCAAGTTTCATTGCGGCCCAATGGATCCCTTAGCCCTTGTTCTGGACCGTTTCTAATGGTGTCCCTTTTATCTTCCATTATTTATAATCTGGAAGTTCTAGTTTACTATGATCATGTCCTTGGGCCATATCTGGCGGCAATCTGACCTCTCATGACATCCAATATTCAACCCTGTAGTCGGAACCAAGTGGGAAACGGTGGAACATGAAAAGTTTATGGGAAATCCAATAACTATGGAAACACAATCTGTCTCTAAAAgtcaataaattcctttttttttacttccttacaACCAAGTAGTCTACATATAACACATTCTTACCTCTTAGGTCTCTTCTTATGTTTCCTCTTGTACATCACTTTATtgtatttcttcctccttttatgAAACCACTGCTTTATCTGCAAAAAAATAAGGTGGGGAGGTGATGAATCAAGGAATAAGGTATTGGCCTGTCTGGGTAAAAATACTCCACAGGTGACTCTGTCAATGAAGAAATATGTTGTCATACCTGTTTTACTGTCATATTAAATTCAAATGCAAGTGATCGGCTATCTCCCATTGTGGGGCATTTGTTTAACTTAAATGTTGCCCAGAGAGTGTCCATGAGGGGCTTACTGACTAATCTTTCCTGGGGAtgttgttcttcattttcttcttccatttcttgttcttccagtttctcttctagttcctcctttttttcttccgcttctctttctttccattttttctttccctttcgtTCATCGTCACTATGGTTCCTATTTGATTGTTCCGGGTTTTGATCACAAAGCACATCTGGTTCTTTCTGTATAGCaaaatctgtgaaataaaatcaaactgcAGCTAAATTTGACTTTTAGATCATAGTCAACATTCTTCAGCATGAGActatatatttgattttcataAAGTATGAGTGTTGTACATTgttggaaaaaagagagaaaagaaaaagtcaagttATGAAAATCAGTGACGATTTTCgtgaaaatatcattttaaaaatgatttactttcggcggtgcctgggtggctcagttggttaagtgtccgactttggctcatatcatgatctcagggtccatgagttcgagccctgcattgggctctgtgctggcagctcagagcctggagcttgcttcagattctgtgtgtgtctctctctctgtccctcccccactcatgctctctctttcaaaaatgaataaacattaaaattttttttaataatttccttttggaTTTAAATATTGACAGAGCATGGAAAGCGGCTAGGTATTGAAATTAACAATCCCTTTGTtctgttaaaaaataagttatcttGATATAAATAAGTTATGAATGACCTTATTTAAAGGACTATTCAggttttttatttcctcttatgagagttttggtaaaatatacagtttttagaaatttgttcattatgttttggttttcctaggattgttattgttattatttttaaaaacatttttaatgtttatttattcttgacagagagagagtgagacagagcacaagcaggggaggggcagagagagggggaggagacacagaatttgaagcaggctccaggctctgagctgtcagcagagagccaggtgcggggctcaaactcacgaaccatgaggtcatgacctgagccgaagctggacgcttaaccgactgagccatgcaggtgcccccctAGGATTGTTATtattgataatgataatgattatgattattttaagtaagctctacactcaatgtggggcttgaactcccgaccctgtgatcaagaattgcattttctgggggtgcctgggtggcatagtaggttaagtgtttgactattgattttgactcaagtcatgatctcatggttcgtgagttcgagccctggattgggctctgcactggtaggatggagcttgcttggggttctctctctctactctctctctgcccctccctcccttacgcattctctttctcactccctctctcagataaataggtaaacttaaaaaaaacataacaaagacacataagaaaaagaacataattagAAACATAATAGAAAGCAATAGTAATTAAGACAGTAAAGTATTATTGTACAGATGGACCATTTAACTCCTGGAACTGAAAGGAAGTCTAGAAACAGATCCATGGATATAATCAAAAGTTGATATATGATAGAGGAGAACTATAGGTCAGTAATAAGCTATTTAATAAATACTGCtagaaaagattgataaaatttatattaaaaattgtaactgctggggcacctgggtggctcagtcagtttagcatccaacttcagctcaggtcatgatctcgcggttcgtgagttcgagccccatatcgggctctgtgctgacagctcagagcccccagccttcttcggattctgtatcgccctctctctgcccctcccctgctcgccctctatCTTTCCctccctcgaaataaataaacattaaaaaaaatttataagaaactgctatTCACCAAAGATCTCAGAAATAACATGAAAAGCCATATATCTAGGGAAATTTTTTGTAACAGATAACTGACAAATTATTGGTGTCTACAATATACTAAGAATTCCCATTaattaataagtaaaagaaaagcaatccaacagaaaaaaaaaaaaaaagagtgggggcAAGAGTCAGAATAGCCAGAATAGCTCTAAATGGCCactattttagaaagaattttaaCCTCAATAATGATCAAGACGAAGATAAGAATGAAATGTCATTTTGTACCCACATGAgaggcagaaatgaagaaatctaATAATACCAAGTGTTAGTGGTGGATtgacaaaacttaaaaaaatttttttaatgtttattcatttttgagagagagagaaacagagcaagcaggggaggggcagagagaaagggagacacagaatcggaagcaggttccaggctctgagctgtcagcacagagcccgagggagggcttgaactcacgaaccagaagatcatgacctgaaccaaagtcggtgcttaaccaactgagccaccaggtgctcccgaaaacttttttttaaaggaacatttgtatattttgggtgaAAGTGCATAAATCCGAGTTGCTTAGGAAacaatttaacacatttttagaaaagtatacattctcagggcacctgagtggctcagtcagttgactgtctaacttcggctcaggtcatgatctcacagttggggtgttcaagccccacatagggctctgtactgacagctcagagcctggaccctgcttcggattctgtgtctccctctctctctgcccctcccccgcttgtgctctgtctctgtctctcaaaaatgaataaatgtaaaaaaaaaattaaaaaaataatgtaatagcattgacttaaaaaacagaagtggAAATAATCCAGTGTCCATTATCAGAATGAAGTTAATGAATTAAAGCCACATTCAACCAGTTAATTTTAGAAACATAATTTTGagtaaaacaagtctcaaaagtacatagtaattaatatttttttaaagctcaaaaaACACATAATATTATTGAAGGGTGCATAAATATgtgataaaaactataaaactaggGCAATAATGTAATTCAGGGAGATGGTTGGAAAAACAGCATAGGATAGAGGAGACATACATATGAGTAGATGAAATGTAGGGGTAATGCTATACTTATATTGGTAAATGTTACATTACTCTATTATTTAATACatagtatatattaatatacagttttataaaatatattgttttttgttggttggtcCTTTCGTGTTCATGTCATTAATTTCCTTATAAATTAAGTATATATCAAATATGTTTTTGCATATTTCAAGCATtacatattttgtaatgttttatttatttatttaaaaaacaattttttttttcaacgttttatttatttttgggacagagagagacagagcatgaacaggggaggggcagagagagagggagacacagaatctgaaacaggctccaggctctgagccatcggcccagagcccgacgcggggctcgaactcacggaccgcaagattgtgacctggctgaagtcggacgcttaaccgactgcgccacccaggcgccccaaatgttttatttatttttgagagagagagag
The genomic region above belongs to Prionailurus bengalensis isolate Pbe53 chromosome B4, Fcat_Pben_1.1_paternal_pri, whole genome shotgun sequence and contains:
- the NANOGNB gene encoding NANOG neighbor homeobox; translation: MSLHQRGLEADDNFTKSTSWNFAIQKEPDVLCDQNPEQSNRNHSDDERKGKKKWKEREAEEKKEELEEKLEEQEMEEENEEQHPQERLVSKPLMDTLWATFKLNKCPTMGDSRSLAFEFNMTVKQIKQWFHKRRKKYNKVMYKRKHKKRPKRC